From Acetobacteroides hydrogenigenes, one genomic window encodes:
- a CDS encoding PDZ domain-containing protein, with amino-acid sequence MKKAALLFLSLVAAISLFAQGEGEMTVSGLRHCHSPNSCASIQSLTANWRITSLMGEPLVRISFKWTAGANTPANFFDSRDFIVLRCVAKGSSQVVGYIRSGGDCPVSGKGYGHNTGGSPSWTSIFCDSEGNSLGYSAEKTKEIWKKGFSVAGVSLVRSGGLDADKPNTSQSSGTGGGGTPTTTVTGSSQSQRMAELQAKQRKLEEESKQRQQQQQQQQQRAAQERARQQQTDRSRQQQTIRQTSPGEARRFESEMANNYYKDSQRETQEMLDKVKQGAQDMMNTWVQIAEKNRIENEKWKAECAAKDRAWEANEARKKREKEELERQYEERMRQKAEERRREQEAKAAQATLLGQNRLAIVNEFNASDIPLSSEQGSSDKLYYFGYSFSSDMLKDNTCTFLITPTFEVGRRADGTWPYTSNVEGELRLTFYSSCILHGAYSTYDEAEQARQLFMSMLQKTGVAFKDKAYAGKVATVLPKPMPAVAPALKASFEGAEQLFASDKYDAALQQLFDTERQPGGSSEQGAYLKIWAYDKLLTYPHTDSLELLLPMHQAINSYLSTYASYPIKEKYAEVQALQQRYDGLGLGYQRVAAALSGNAEEQYQLGMVFYRSQLYRRAMEQLTRSAEQKHPKACGKAGLLYYTGLGRVKPDPNRSAKYLTWAVEANDWEGVTLAAYHYLDGLGNFRRDADKAAELFKKAYEMSQTQRDNPDADGAMFLTGQICRYGRCGEPNYYWASFWYNRAAQQSHSVYQKLAQKKANEVSSFLDSKMWGNTYFNRKDYPSAIRSYRDAYNIIKDAQVKDRLFEALLANADQLFLEKKDRYNARKAYDEAGELVGADQQKLAVILPKLEEFVYSEMRGYSFGFTSPSDHHKLSFYLACFPNGKFRQNLTNVIDFVYPNAAKYDYKWDYYTSAKRLYLIAAFTHSSSGKASRFVKKAQKCMKKLPGYGERSIGFGYDPSTKDDWTKGKLVVSAVLKGYPAEGSGLQLNDVITHIDGIPVEKLEPWQARELMRSFTSDEKGGCCYITFIRPGEILRRVIQVCGK; translated from the coding sequence ATGAAAAAAGCCGCTCTTCTTTTTCTGAGTTTGGTAGCCGCTATCTCCCTCTTTGCCCAAGGCGAGGGCGAGATGACGGTTTCCGGCTTACGCCACTGCCACAGCCCCAACAGCTGCGCCAGCATCCAATCGTTAACCGCCAACTGGAGGATTACCTCCTTAATGGGCGAGCCTCTTGTTCGCATATCGTTTAAGTGGACGGCTGGCGCCAATACTCCTGCCAACTTTTTCGATAGCCGTGACTTTATCGTGCTGCGCTGCGTTGCCAAAGGCAGCTCGCAGGTGGTGGGCTACATCCGCAGCGGCGGCGATTGCCCCGTTTCGGGTAAGGGGTACGGCCACAACACGGGCGGATCGCCCTCGTGGACGTCGATCTTCTGCGACTCGGAGGGCAACAGCCTCGGCTACTCGGCCGAAAAGACCAAGGAAATATGGAAAAAGGGCTTCTCGGTTGCCGGCGTGTCGCTGGTGCGCTCGGGCGGGCTCGATGCCGACAAGCCCAATACTTCTCAATCGTCGGGCACTGGAGGTGGCGGCACACCAACCACTACGGTAACGGGCTCGTCGCAGTCGCAGCGGATGGCCGAGCTGCAGGCCAAGCAGCGCAAGCTCGAGGAGGAGAGCAAGCAGCGCCAGCAACAGCAGCAGCAACAGCAGCAACGGGCGGCTCAGGAGCGAGCTCGTCAGCAGCAAACCGATCGCAGCCGCCAGCAGCAGACCATCCGACAAACTTCGCCCGGCGAGGCTCGCCGCTTCGAGAGTGAAATGGCCAATAACTACTACAAGGACTCGCAGCGCGAAACCCAGGAGATGCTCGACAAGGTGAAGCAGGGTGCGCAGGATATGATGAACACCTGGGTACAAATCGCCGAGAAAAACCGCATAGAGAATGAAAAGTGGAAGGCGGAGTGCGCTGCCAAGGATCGCGCTTGGGAGGCGAACGAAGCCCGCAAGAAGCGCGAGAAGGAGGAACTCGAGCGCCAGTACGAGGAGCGCATGCGCCAGAAGGCCGAGGAGCGCCGACGCGAGCAGGAGGCCAAGGCTGCTCAGGCAACCCTGCTTGGGCAGAACCGTTTGGCCATCGTCAACGAGTTTAATGCTTCGGACATTCCGCTATCGTCGGAGCAGGGCTCGAGTGATAAGCTCTACTACTTTGGCTACTCGTTCAGCAGCGACATGCTCAAGGACAACACCTGCACGTTCCTCATCACCCCAACCTTTGAGGTGGGCCGACGTGCCGACGGTACTTGGCCCTACACCTCCAACGTAGAGGGTGAGCTGAGGCTGACGTTCTATTCCTCCTGCATTCTGCACGGAGCCTACAGCACCTACGACGAGGCCGAGCAGGCCCGGCAGCTGTTTATGAGCATGCTGCAGAAAACAGGGGTAGCCTTTAAGGATAAGGCGTACGCGGGTAAGGTGGCCACGGTGCTGCCCAAGCCGATGCCCGCTGTGGCCCCTGCGCTAAAGGCCAGCTTCGAGGGGGCCGAGCAGCTCTTTGCCAGCGACAAGTACGACGCTGCCCTACAGCAGCTCTTCGATACCGAACGTCAGCCCGGGGGTAGCTCCGAGCAGGGTGCCTACCTCAAGATATGGGCCTACGATAAGCTCCTTACCTATCCGCATACCGACTCGCTGGAGCTGCTGCTGCCCATGCACCAGGCCATCAACAGCTACTTGAGCACCTACGCCAGCTATCCCATAAAAGAAAAGTACGCCGAGGTACAGGCGCTACAGCAGCGGTACGACGGCTTGGGGCTCGGCTACCAGCGCGTGGCCGCCGCCCTGAGCGGCAACGCCGAGGAGCAGTACCAGCTGGGCATGGTCTTCTACAGGAGCCAGCTCTACCGAAGGGCGATGGAGCAGCTTACGCGCAGCGCCGAGCAGAAGCACCCCAAGGCCTGCGGTAAGGCGGGGCTGCTCTACTATACCGGCTTAGGTAGGGTGAAGCCCGATCCGAACCGCTCGGCCAAGTACCTGACTTGGGCCGTGGAGGCCAACGACTGGGAGGGCGTTACCCTAGCCGCCTACCATTACCTCGATGGCCTTGGAAACTTCCGAAGAGATGCCGATAAGGCTGCTGAACTCTTCAAAAAGGCCTACGAAATGAGCCAGACGCAGCGGGATAACCCGGATGCCGATGGCGCTATGTTCCTCACCGGCCAAATCTGCCGCTACGGCCGCTGCGGCGAACCCAACTACTACTGGGCCTCCTTCTGGTACAACAGGGCGGCCCAGCAGTCCCACTCAGTGTACCAGAAGCTAGCCCAGAAGAAGGCCAACGAGGTTTCCTCGTTCCTCGATAGCAAGATGTGGGGCAATACCTACTTCAACCGAAAGGACTACCCCAGCGCCATTCGGAGCTATAGGGACGCTTACAACATCATTAAGGATGCCCAGGTGAAGGATCGCCTCTTTGAGGCGCTGCTCGCCAATGCCGACCAGCTCTTCCTCGAAAAAAAGGACCGGTACAATGCTCGGAAAGCCTACGATGAGGCGGGCGAGCTGGTGGGAGCCGACCAGCAGAAGCTGGCCGTAATCCTGCCCAAGCTCGAGGAGTTCGTGTACAGCGAAATGCGCGGGTACTCGTTCGGCTTTACCTCTCCGTCCGATCATCATAAGCTCAGCTTCTACTTGGCCTGCTTCCCCAACGGCAAGTTTCGCCAGAACCTGACCAACGTAATCGACTTTGTTTACCCCAACGCGGCCAAGTACGACTACAAGTGGGATTACTACACCAGCGCCAAGCGGCTCTACCTAATAGCGGCCTTCACCCACTCCAGCTCGGGCAAGGCGTCTCGATTCGTGAAGAAGGCGCAGAAGTGCATGAAGAAGCTGCCCGGATACGGCGAGCGGAGTATAGGCTTCGGCTACGATCCGAGCACCAAGGACGACTGGACCAAGGGCAAGCTCGTAGTTTCCGCGGTGCTAAAGGGCTACCCCGCCGAGGGAAGTGGCTTGCAGCTCAACGACGTGATTACCCACATCGATGGCATCCCTGTCGAGAAGCTGGAGCCCTGGCAGGCTCGCGAGCTGATGCGCTCCTTCACGAGCGACGAAAAAGGGGGCTGCTGCTACATCACCTTCATTCGGCCGGGCGAAATCCTGCGCCGGGTAATCCAGGTTTGCGGCAAGTAG
- a CDS encoding diacylglycerol/lipid kinase family protein translates to MQTICFIVNSKKKRAENLVSQIEAAFGARYQTTIRYTSASRDAERLAAAAVEDGCSYLVAVGGDGTVNEVVNGLMSLSEAQRRAVAVAVLPWGTGNDFARSVGASALVEELYAQIERGDTCSTDVGKVQYTQPNGLAAVRYFVNIGDIGIGPSTVLMVERLKRLVGPKIAFWIGGFCTIFFRRPRMVAIEADGYRFRGRAMAVCMANGRYFGSGLGIAPGAIINDGVLNLVVVGRVSALTFLRFTGKLRKAEPVIHPEVHYVDVTQCRILSDTMDCPLELDGEVLGAAPLEVELLPGAVRFLVDADRAKAVCKALVSSSENSPKVNCCAHP, encoded by the coding sequence ATGCAGACAATCTGTTTTATAGTAAACTCTAAGAAGAAACGGGCAGAAAACCTGGTGAGCCAAATAGAGGCTGCCTTTGGTGCTCGTTACCAAACAACTATCCGGTACACCTCGGCCAGCCGAGATGCTGAACGGTTAGCGGCTGCTGCAGTGGAGGATGGTTGCTCATATTTGGTGGCCGTAGGTGGCGATGGCACCGTAAACGAGGTGGTAAATGGCCTGATGTCGCTCTCCGAAGCACAGCGTAGGGCCGTTGCTGTTGCTGTTCTTCCTTGGGGTACCGGTAACGATTTTGCCCGCTCAGTTGGGGCTTCGGCTTTGGTAGAGGAATTGTATGCGCAGATTGAAAGGGGGGATACCTGTTCGACGGATGTGGGGAAGGTGCAGTATACGCAGCCCAACGGGTTGGCTGCAGTTCGCTACTTCGTTAACATCGGCGATATCGGCATTGGTCCCAGTACCGTTCTAATGGTGGAGAGGCTAAAACGGCTGGTTGGGCCAAAAATTGCCTTTTGGATTGGAGGTTTTTGTACCATCTTTTTCCGTAGGCCGAGGATGGTGGCCATAGAGGCCGACGGCTACCGCTTTAGAGGACGAGCAATGGCTGTTTGCATGGCTAATGGGCGCTACTTTGGCAGCGGGCTGGGTATCGCTCCTGGAGCCATTATCAACGATGGCGTACTCAACCTAGTTGTTGTTGGGCGCGTATCGGCCTTAACCTTTCTTCGATTCACCGGTAAGCTGCGGAAAGCCGAGCCGGTAATCCACCCCGAAGTACACTACGTAGATGTAACCCAATGCAGAATTCTCTCCGATACGATGGACTGCCCGCTGGAGCTCGACGGCGAGGTGCTGGGCGCCGCGCCGCTGGAGGTGGAGCTGCTGCCAGGTGCCGTTCGCTTTCTCGTTGATGCAGATCGGGCGAAGGCCGTTTGCAAGGCGCTTGTCTCAAGTAGCGAAAATTCGCCTAAGGTAAATTGTTGTGCGCACCCTTAG
- the gyrB gene encoding DNA topoisomerase (ATP-hydrolyzing) subunit B, translating to MSNLDAENNELNSNNSYSADSIQVLEGLEAVRKRPSMYIGDVGVRGLHHLVYEVVDNSIDEALAGYCKNINVYINEDNSITVEDDGRGIPTDFHEKEQKSALEVVLTVLHAGGKFNKDSYKVSGGLHGVGVSCVNALSIKLVADIYRNGKHYRQEYSQGKPMTEVEIMGDTDRTGTTITFKPDAEIFTTTEYSYDILSARLRELAFLNKGISLNIKDRREVEEQILEDGSSVSGYKNDSFYSELGLREFVDYLDGTREKLTENPIFIEGEKNGVPVEIAFQYNTSFSENVHSYVNNINTIEGGTHLTGFRRGLTRTLKKYADESGALSKVKFEINGDDFREGLTAVVSVKVAEPQFEGQTKTKLGNSEVSLAVDQATSAALEAYLEENPKDARQIVSKVILAATARHAARKAREMVQRKTVLSGSGLPGKLADCSERDPGVCEIFFVEGDSAGGTAKQGRDRKFQAIMPLRGKILNVEKAMQHKIFENEEIKNMFTALGVSIGTEEDSKALNLAKLRYHKIIIMTDADVDGSHISTLMMTFFFRYMFDLIKEGYLYIATPPLYSVKKGNKQVYCWNEDERDRVSVEMSGGREGSVHVQRYKGLGEMNAEQLWETTMSPENRILRQVTIDSAAEADRIFSMLMGDEVPPRREFIERNAKYAKIDA from the coding sequence ATGAGCAATCTTGACGCAGAAAACAATGAACTCAATTCAAACAATAGCTACTCGGCCGATAGTATTCAGGTGCTCGAAGGGCTTGAGGCAGTTCGCAAGCGTCCGTCGATGTACATTGGCGATGTGGGAGTCCGTGGATTACACCACTTGGTTTACGAGGTAGTAGACAACTCTATTGACGAAGCTCTTGCCGGATATTGTAAGAACATCAACGTATACATAAACGAAGATAACTCCATTACCGTTGAGGACGATGGTCGTGGTATTCCTACCGATTTTCACGAAAAGGAGCAGAAATCGGCCCTTGAAGTGGTGCTAACCGTGCTCCATGCCGGTGGTAAGTTTAACAAGGATTCCTACAAGGTTTCTGGTGGCCTTCACGGGGTGGGGGTGTCGTGCGTAAATGCGCTTTCTATAAAGCTTGTTGCCGATATCTACCGCAATGGTAAGCACTACCGTCAGGAGTACAGCCAAGGAAAGCCAATGACGGAAGTCGAGATTATGGGTGATACCGACCGTACCGGAACTACCATCACCTTTAAGCCCGATGCTGAAATCTTTACAACAACCGAGTATAGCTATGATATCCTGTCGGCTCGTTTGAGAGAGCTAGCTTTCCTAAACAAGGGGATTAGCCTCAATATTAAGGATAGACGCGAAGTTGAGGAGCAAATCTTGGAGGATGGATCATCGGTCTCTGGTTATAAAAATGACAGTTTTTACTCTGAGTTAGGCCTGCGCGAGTTTGTTGATTACCTTGACGGAACCCGCGAAAAGCTAACCGAAAACCCTATCTTTATTGAAGGAGAAAAGAACGGAGTTCCTGTGGAGATTGCCTTCCAGTACAATACCAGCTTTTCGGAGAACGTTCACTCGTACGTAAACAACATCAACACCATAGAGGGAGGTACTCACCTTACCGGTTTCCGTCGCGGATTAACGCGTACCCTTAAAAAGTATGCCGACGAATCGGGAGCACTCAGCAAAGTGAAGTTCGAAATTAACGGCGACGACTTCCGCGAAGGTTTAACGGCCGTTGTATCGGTTAAGGTTGCCGAGCCTCAGTTCGAGGGGCAAACCAAGACGAAACTGGGAAACTCGGAGGTTTCGTTGGCCGTAGATCAGGCAACCAGCGCAGCATTGGAGGCCTACCTCGAGGAGAATCCAAAGGATGCCCGACAGATTGTTTCGAAGGTGATTCTTGCGGCTACTGCCCGTCACGCAGCCCGTAAGGCGCGTGAGATGGTTCAGCGTAAAACCGTTCTTTCGGGATCGGGGCTGCCCGGTAAGCTGGCCGACTGCTCGGAGCGCGATCCTGGCGTGTGCGAGATCTTCTTCGTCGAGGGAGACTCGGCAGGTGGTACGGCTAAGCAAGGTCGCGACCGCAAATTCCAGGCAATTATGCCGCTTCGTGGTAAAATCCTGAATGTGGAAAAGGCCATGCAGCATAAGATCTTCGAGAACGAGGAAATCAAGAACATGTTTACTGCGCTTGGCGTTAGTATCGGAACCGAGGAGGATAGCAAGGCACTTAACCTAGCTAAACTCCGCTACCACAAAATCATCATCATGACCGATGCCGACGTAGACGGTAGCCACATTTCGACCCTGATGATGACCTTCTTCTTCCGATACATGTTCGATCTGATTAAGGAAGGATACCTATACATTGCCACTCCACCGCTCTACTCGGTTAAGAAGGGCAATAAGCAGGTGTACTGCTGGAACGAGGATGAGCGCGATAGGGTTAGCGTGGAGATGAGCGGCGGTCGCGAAGGCTCGGTTCACGTTCAGCGATACAAAGGTCTTGGAGAGATGAATGCCGAGCAGCTTTGGGAAACCACTATGAGTCCTGAGAATCGTATTCTTCGTCAGGTTACCATTGACAGCGCTGCCGAGGCCGATCGTATCTTCTCGATGCTCATGGGCGATGAGGTTCCTCCACGCCGCGAGTTTATCGAGCGAAATGCGAAGTACGCCAAGATAGATGCGTAA
- a CDS encoding TonB-dependent receptor translates to MKKILYTLLALAPVAALAQTQEKTLNKQVEVTRSYEPTINDASKLNIMPKITDTLKLTPNFKYSIFSKPLESYFPVKPIAAAKLVDEPKTDLYDFFIRGGIGNYSTTLFDIYYNSPRNQDYSYGAYFKHRASTGKVELEKGPKVPTNNSKNEIALFGKKIFSSAILSGGVSYSHNRNLFYGIDSAQMAKPTFRFNKDSLTQYFNNIRAEVNLKSFYLDSTHINYKASVGYDYYNDKSDFGENHVSVGGEVFKYIQKDYLGAGLNILHVGKSGSFDTVSNTVVSVLPMLRKYGSFYTASIGVNFTNDVWGNNTRSYFFPMGHLTLDAAGSFFVPYVKVGGYLEVNSYKKITSENSFVMPGIYVENTAHKMVLSGGIKGNVSASVSYNVWGGYELIDHQFFFLNEKGSKRYYNNFNVIYDNMSKTTFGGEIALAVKNFLDIGVRAQVYSYSLDNEAKAWGMPAFESSVDAAYRHNEKWTFKASVFTVGSRYVRWMDNYNSKGELILPRMPAVKLSSFVDVNIGCEYQFTKRIHAFININNLLNSNSDTYYQYRTYGINGVVGASYSF, encoded by the coding sequence ATGAAGAAGATTCTATACACGTTACTTGCGCTGGCTCCCGTAGCTGCGCTTGCACAAACCCAAGAGAAAACGCTTAACAAGCAGGTTGAGGTAACCCGTTCGTACGAGCCTACCATCAACGATGCTTCTAAGCTAAACATAATGCCTAAGATTACGGATACGCTTAAGCTAACCCCTAACTTTAAGTACTCCATATTCTCGAAACCATTAGAGTCGTACTTTCCGGTAAAGCCTATTGCAGCGGCAAAGCTGGTGGACGAACCGAAAACCGATTTGTACGACTTCTTTATTCGAGGCGGTATTGGCAACTACTCTACCACGCTTTTTGATATCTACTACAATAGTCCGCGGAACCAAGACTACAGCTATGGTGCCTACTTTAAGCATCGCGCTTCAACGGGCAAGGTAGAGTTGGAAAAAGGACCTAAGGTTCCAACAAATAATTCGAAGAATGAGATTGCCCTTTTTGGAAAGAAGATCTTTAGTAGTGCAATTTTAAGCGGAGGAGTATCCTATAGCCACAATCGGAACCTGTTTTATGGCATTGATTCGGCCCAGATGGCTAAGCCTACGTTCCGCTTCAATAAAGATTCCTTAACGCAGTATTTTAATAATATTAGAGCAGAGGTTAACCTAAAGTCGTTTTACCTAGACTCTACTCACATCAACTACAAAGCATCGGTTGGCTACGATTACTACAACGATAAGTCTGATTTTGGTGAAAATCACGTTTCGGTAGGAGGTGAAGTCTTTAAGTATATTCAGAAAGACTACTTAGGTGCTGGCTTGAATATATTGCACGTTGGCAAATCGGGTAGTTTCGATACCGTGTCGAATACGGTAGTTTCGGTTTTGCCAATGCTACGCAAGTATGGAAGTTTTTATACGGCATCAATTGGGGTGAACTTTACCAACGATGTGTGGGGCAATAACACTAGAAGCTACTTCTTCCCTATGGGGCATTTGACCCTCGATGCTGCTGGTAGTTTTTTTGTTCCCTATGTTAAGGTTGGAGGCTATCTTGAGGTGAACTCCTACAAGAAGATTACCTCTGAAAATTCTTTTGTAATGCCGGGGATTTACGTGGAAAATACGGCGCATAAGATGGTACTCTCTGGAGGAATAAAGGGTAATGTAAGCGCCTCTGTATCGTACAACGTTTGGGGTGGCTACGAGCTGATCGATCATCAGTTCTTCTTCCTTAACGAGAAGGGAAGCAAGCGCTACTATAACAATTTCAACGTGATTTACGATAATATGTCGAAGACAACCTTTGGCGGTGAGATTGCCCTAGCCGTAAAGAATTTCTTGGATATTGGTGTGCGCGCACAGGTCTACAGTTACTCGCTGGATAACGAGGCAAAGGCTTGGGGTATGCCAGCCTTCGAATCGTCGGTTGATGCAGCCTACCGCCATAACGAGAAATGGACGTTTAAGGCATCTGTATTTACCGTTGGATCGCGCTACGTAAGATGGATGGACAACTACAACAGCAAGGGTGAACTTATCTTGCCAAGGATGCCTGCTGTTAAGTTAAGCTCGTTTGTTGACGTTAATATTGGTTGTGAATACCAATTCACCAAGCGTATTCATGCCTTCATCAATATCAACAACCTGCTAAATAGCAATTCGGACACCTACTACCAGTACAGAACCTACGGGATTAATGGCGTAGTAGGGGCTAGTTACTCGTTTTAG
- a CDS encoding tetratricopeptide repeat protein, translated as MVKNLAKGCVSFLFFVIVSYSGIGQTTQINRSEERLYREALELFEKEKYASAQHLFEEYLSAVGSKNTMQKGNAEFYKAMCGVHLENRDAEREVRSFVMHYPENQKVNYANFALGNLYYKQKKYADAVYWYGRVETNALGFNDKCECFFKRGLSYYYINKKDLAAQSFAAIKDVDNKYSSPATYYYSQIAYEEKNYATALKGFTVLLNDESFGPIAPYYIVQIYYIQRNYEKVIEQGPKLLESSTQSRSAEISRLIGESYYRLKMYPEALPYINRYADEAKNITREDSYLIGFINFKANNHKKAVESFERIVSGDDSLSQNAYYHLAYSQMQLDAKQKALQAFGMASKMSFDKDIQEDALFNFAKLTFELNYNPFNEAITAFNSYIEKYPNSPRVDDAYEYLMIAYTNTKNYKAALESLQKIKKQDVKTKSAIQRVAYYRGLEQFQNLNFKDAIASFDLSLENSSYNHTLGALTKYWKGESFYRLEDYDSAQRLYGEFLLAAGAFDQSEYKLAHYGLGYSAFKQKKYDESMVWFRKYTSFQEVPSKPALADAYNRIADILFFERKYWLAIENYDKAYALNASDPDYALYQRSFALGLVDRPERKIESMNTFLQKYPKSPLVDDALFEIGRTYTQIEQFDKAEETFQKLVDKNKGSNYYIKALVELGLINVNKNDDDKALEYYKRVVEDFPGTNEAKNSLLAIKEIYVDKNDVDSYFTYAQKLGKDVSLGMAEKDSLMYSASERAYLANDCAKAIPGFKKYIATFPNGDFLLNSYFYLADCQERSGNLGDAATAYKYVSEMPKNQFSEVSLKKYANISFGLKNYKEALAAYEKLEVNAENKSTLLEARVGMMRSANEEKLLQQAADGATKLLSTEKASAELLREAHYVKAKSLYGLGDLDGASAEFAQIATNVRTKEGAEAKFMKIQISYQQKKLDAVEKEVFEFADMNTPFQYWIGKSFLILGRLYMDKNDAFQAKATIQSVLDGYSVKDDGVVDEANKLLKEIEEIEKAKQNVQQAPVEVIQK; from the coding sequence ATGGTAAAAAACTTAGCTAAAGGTTGTGTTTCCTTCCTATTCTTTGTGATTGTAAGCTACTCAGGAATAGGACAAACCACGCAGATCAATAGAAGTGAGGAGCGCCTATATCGTGAGGCGCTGGAGTTGTTCGAGAAGGAAAAGTATGCATCCGCTCAGCATCTTTTCGAGGAGTATCTTTCGGCGGTAGGCTCCAAAAATACGATGCAGAAGGGGAATGCCGAGTTCTACAAGGCAATGTGCGGCGTTCATCTCGAAAATCGGGATGCCGAACGCGAGGTGCGTAGCTTCGTGATGCACTATCCCGAAAACCAAAAGGTAAACTATGCAAACTTTGCTTTAGGAAATCTTTACTACAAGCAAAAGAAGTATGCCGATGCGGTTTACTGGTATGGTAGGGTTGAAACCAATGCCCTTGGATTCAACGATAAGTGCGAGTGCTTCTTTAAGAGAGGCCTGTCGTACTACTACATTAACAAGAAGGACTTGGCGGCGCAATCTTTTGCCGCCATAAAGGATGTAGATAACAAGTACTCGTCGCCGGCAACCTACTACTACTCGCAGATTGCCTACGAGGAGAAGAACTACGCTACCGCGTTAAAAGGATTTACGGTGCTGCTCAACGATGAGTCGTTTGGGCCAATTGCGCCCTACTATATCGTTCAGATATACTACATCCAGCGCAACTACGAAAAGGTGATAGAGCAGGGGCCAAAGCTGCTCGAATCGTCTACGCAGTCGCGTTCTGCCGAGATATCGCGCCTAATTGGCGAGTCGTACTACCGGTTGAAGATGTACCCCGAGGCCTTGCCCTACATCAACCGCTATGCCGACGAGGCCAAGAACATAACCCGAGAGGATAGCTACCTGATCGGCTTCATCAACTTTAAGGCAAACAACCATAAAAAGGCGGTAGAGTCGTTCGAGCGTATTGTTTCTGGCGACGACTCGTTGAGCCAAAACGCCTACTACCACCTTGCCTATAGCCAAATGCAGCTCGATGCCAAGCAAAAAGCCCTTCAGGCATTCGGCATGGCATCTAAAATGAGCTTCGATAAGGATATTCAGGAAGACGCGCTTTTCAACTTTGCCAAGCTAACCTTCGAACTTAACTATAATCCGTTTAACGAGGCCATCACGGCATTTAACAGCTACATCGAAAAGTATCCCAATAGCCCACGCGTTGACGATGCCTACGAGTACCTGATGATTGCCTACACCAATACGAAAAACTACAAGGCCGCGCTCGAATCGCTGCAAAAGATAAAGAAGCAGGACGTCAAGACGAAGTCGGCCATTCAGCGCGTTGCCTACTATCGCGGGCTGGAGCAATTCCAGAACTTGAACTTTAAGGATGCAATTGCATCGTTCGATTTGTCGTTAGAGAACTCGAGCTACAATCACACGCTTGGAGCACTGACGAAGTATTGGAAGGGCGAGAGCTTCTACCGATTAGAGGACTACGATAGCGCCCAGAGGCTTTATGGTGAGTTCTTGCTTGCTGCTGGTGCCTTCGATCAGTCAGAGTATAAGCTTGCCCACTATGGACTAGGCTATAGTGCCTTTAAGCAAAAGAAGTACGACGAGAGTATGGTCTGGTTTCGTAAGTATACCAGCTTCCAAGAAGTTCCTTCGAAACCAGCATTGGCCGATGCCTACAATCGTATAGCTGATATTCTCTTCTTCGAGCGAAAGTATTGGCTGGCAATTGAGAACTACGATAAGGCTTATGCGCTCAACGCCTCCGATCCCGACTACGCACTTTATCAGCGTAGCTTCGCGCTTGGCTTGGTCGATCGTCCCGAGCGAAAGATCGAGTCGATGAATACCTTCCTTCAGAAGTATCCAAAATCACCGCTTGTAGACGATGCCCTGTTTGAAATAGGTCGCACTTACACTCAAATCGAGCAGTTTGACAAGGCAGAGGAAACATTCCAGAAACTGGTGGATAAGAATAAGGGGTCGAACTACTATATAAAGGCTCTTGTAGAGTTAGGCTTGATTAACGTGAACAAGAACGACGACGATAAGGCGCTTGAGTACTATAAAAGGGTTGTGGAAGATTTCCCTGGAACCAACGAGGCTAAGAATTCGCTTCTTGCTATAAAGGAAATTTATGTCGATAAGAATGATGTGGATTCATACTTTACCTATGCTCAGAAGTTGGGTAAGGATGTAAGCCTTGGCATGGCCGAAAAGGATTCGCTGATGTATTCTGCTTCGGAGCGCGCGTATTTGGCTAATGACTGCGCCAAGGCAATTCCAGGGTTTAAGAAGTACATAGCAACCTTCCCTAATGGCGACTTCCTGCTAAACTCGTACTTCTATCTGGCCGATTGCCAAGAGCGAAGCGGAAACCTTGGCGATGCTGCTACAGCCTACAAGTACGTTAGCGAAATGCCAAAGAACCAATTCTCGGAGGTGTCGCTTAAAAAGTATGCTAATATAAGCTTTGGCTTAAAGAACTATAAGGAGGCATTAGCAGCCTACGAAAAGTTGGAGGTTAATGCCGAGAATAAGTCGACCCTACTTGAAGCGCGTGTTGGAATGATGCGAAGCGCCAACGAGGAAAAGCTGCTCCAGCAGGCAGCAGATGGCGCAACTAAGCTGCTATCAACCGAAAAGGCTTCGGCAGAGCTGCTTCGTGAGGCCCATTACGTAAAGGCTAAGTCGCTTTACGGTTTGGGAGATTTGGATGGTGCTTCTGCCGAATTTGCTCAGATTGCCACCAACGTTCGTACCAAAGAGGGTGCCGAGGCTAAGTTTATGAAGATTCAAATCTCCTATCAGCAAAAGAAGCTTGATGCGGTGGAGAAGGAAGTGTTCGAGTTTGCCGATATGAATACTCCATTCCAGTACTGGATCGGAAAGAGTTTCTTGATACTTGGACGATTGTACATGGATAAAAATGATGCCTTCCAAGCTAAAGCAACGATCCAAAGTGTTCTGGATGGTTACTCCGTAAAGGATGATGGGGTAGTTGATGAAGCAAATAAGCTGCTGAAGGAGATCGAAGAGATCGAAAAGGCAAAGCAGAACGTTCAACAAGCACCGGTTGAGGTTATTCAAAAGTAA